Sequence from the Mesotoga sp. Brook.08.105.5.1 genome:
GGGCAATTTCTCAATCAAATCATTAACCGCTGCTTCATAGCGAATCATCTTGCAGAGTGGAATCGCCGAGTCCAAAAGGGCAGTACCTTCCCCCGCTACGCAGAGACCATTGAACCCCTCTTCAAGAGCTTTTAGAGCGAAATCTTCAAGAAACTTGACCTGTCTCTCCGGATCGAAAGACCCGTTACTAAGGTACGCACGACGCGGATCTATTATCTCTATTGCTTTTTCACGAACCAAACCCTCCACGGTATGCTTTCGACTGAGAATCACGCTCCTCAGAGAGGCGACATCTTTCTCTGGCATCAAGTACAAGAGCTTATAGTTATTCGAAAGGCCCGCAATCAAAAAGGAACCGATCGCACTTTCAAAATCGTGATTCGATTCATAGAGAGTAATCCCATGCATCCGTGACTCCATATGGCAACAGCTCCAAAATCCGTTATGAATTTACAAGAGAATTGTGCTTTCCGAATTATAGCACGGACCCTGAGTTCGTCCCAAATACGATATCCTGTCTTTCGAGACAGTCTGTCTTATTCAATCTTTAGGTTTTTCCTAAATGTACTGCTGGGTGTCTCTACATGTTCTTTGGAAAGGCGATAGTAGCTGTAGTTCCCATCATGTATCTCGACCTAACATCTATTGTACCGTTTATGAGGTTAAGTGCATGTTTGACGAGCGAGAGCCCCAGTCCAAGCCCTGATGATCCGGAAGTCCTTGCGTTGCTTGCGCGATAGAATCTCTCGAAAATCCTCGGCAGCTCTTCGCTCTTTATTCCTATGCCGTTGTCTTTAACAGACACATATACCTTTGATCCATTCTCACGAGAACTCACTTCTATCGTGTTTCCTACGCTAGAATACTTTACCGCATTAGAGATGAGATTAGATATGACTCTGAAGAGGAGCATGGAATCCACCGCAGCGTATATGTTTTGAGATACATCAGTGATAATCTTAAGTTTCTTTCGACTCCACTTGCCTTCGAGGTCAAATACAGCTTCGTCTACCAATTCTCTAAGATTAACCGTTTCGATTTTCACCCTATAGTTCTGTAATTCAAGATTCGACAGAATACCGAGCTCCTCGACAAGTCTAGAAAGCCTGTTCGTCGACCTTGCAATCCTATCAATCGTTTCCGATACTTCAGCTGGTAGCTCTTTGTTCTTCTCAATCAGTAGCTGTACATATCCGTTAATAACTGCCAAAGGTGTCGAAAACTCGTGAACAATAGAATTTACAAAGTCCATCTTGGCACTCTCAAACAACTTTTCACTTGTTATATTTCTGGCAATCACGTAAGGCGGTGAGACTTTGATCTTCAAATAGTGGGTTGTCTCGTCTTTAACAAATACCGTATCTGTACAGTAATGAGATCCAGAGATGAAGCTGTCTACTATGTTCGAAATCCCCTGAACATGAAGAGCATCGGGAAGAGCCGATCCCTCGATTTCGCCTAGTAACTTTTTGGCCGATAAGTTCGCATACGATATAACCAGGCCTTCATCGACCATTAGGATTCCTTCACTGAGTTCGTTGAGCAATGATTCGTTCACTTCTGATCCCCTAGTGCAAATTTGTAGCCCACTCCCCTTACTGTCCGAATGAACCCTTCTCCGATTTTTTCTCTTAGTTTGCTGATGTGTACGTCTACAGTTCTAAAGTCTCCGAAGAAATCAATCCCCCACACCTTATCCAGCAGCTCTTCTCGTGTGAAAACCCTCCCGGGATTCTCCGCTAGCAACTTTAGCAACTCGAATTCACGTCTGGTGAGTTCTTCGGTCCTGCCGTTCTTGGTAACGGTGTACGATTTCAGGTTCACAATGGCCTCGCCTATTGCAAGATTCTCGTCCAATGTGCCGGATAGCTCGCTTCTCCTCATTACGGCCTTTATTCTCGCTACGAGAGCCCGCGGATTAAAAGGCTTTGTGACATAGTCATCGGCACCTAGTTCCAATCCGAGTATCATGTCAAGGTCCGATTTCCTTGCAGTCAAGAAGATTATAGGAATTCTTGGATGCTTAATCCTGATCTTCTTCACAAGATCAAGACCGTTTGCATCGGGCAGCATAATGTCAAGTAATATTACGTCTGGTCTTCCTGCCCGAAGAGCTGCCCAGAGTTCCTCTGCACTTGCGGCTGTGAAAGTCTCCATACTCTCGCTTTCGCAAGCTGTCCTAACAATGTTCAGAATATCGATGTCATCGTCTACAATCAATACCTTCAACGTCGCATTTCCTCCTTAAGACTCTCACCCTTTTTTATGTAGTAGATCTCTTCAGCGATATTCGTTGCATGGTCTCCGGCTCTTTCCAGAAATCTTGATACTAGCAACAGGTCAAGAAGCTGACCAATTGCGCCGGAGTCAGACATGCTTATCAGCTTGTCTCTCACTTCCCTCTTGATGTAAAGATAGTATTCGTCAACCTTACTGTCTTCAGTCCAAACTCCCTTGGCAGCTTCCGTATCCTTGTCGTAATAAGCGTCAATTACCTCTTCCAGCATCTTTTCTACCACGGCAGTCATCTTCTTTATGTGAATGAGGGGCTTGACCAGAGTCTGGTTCTCGTACCTAACTGCAACTTCAGCAATATTTACAGCAAGATCGCCTATCCTTTCTAGATCAGTAGCCAATTTCATCATCGTCAGAACATACCTGAGGTCTTCTGCCAGAGGTTGAAATCGGCCAATGTAATTGCAGATTTCCGTATCCATTTTTCTCTGCAAGTCATCAATAACTTCATCGTTTTCGATAACAGTTCTTGCAAGGTCGCCATCAAGTCTATCCAGCGCATCGATGGCTTTCTGAATACTGGATCTTACGTTCTCCATCATGTCAGAAAGCATTGATTTGAGCCTGTTAAATCCCGCTTCAAGATGTCTTTGTCTTTCTGGTGTCATCAGAACCAACTCCCGTCAACTAAAGATTCCTCTCAGATAGTCGCTTGTCCTTTGATCCTTGGGATTTGAGGTAATCTTTTCCGTCGTATCAAACTCCACTAACTCTCCAACATAAAAGAACATAACATAATCCGAGATCCTCAGCGCCTGCTGCAAATTGTGGGTTACTATAACAATAGTATACTTCTCAGAGAGTTCTTCTATTAACGTTTCTATTCTCTGAGTAGCAATAGGGTCAAGAGCGCTTGTCGGTTCGTCCAACAAAAGGACGTCGGGTTCTACAGAAAGAGCCCTTGCTATGCAGAGTCTTTGCTGCTGACCTCCCGACAGATTTGCTGCATTCTTCTTCAGTTCATCTTTGACTTCGTCCCATAGAGCAGCTTGCTTTAGTGATTTCTCGGTTATTTCACGCAGAACTTGGCGGTTCCTAATGCCATGAATTCTTGGGCCGTAAGTGACGTTTTCCTGTATTGTCTTCGGAAAGGGATTTGGCTTCTGAAATACCATTCCGATATGTTTCCTGAGTAATACAGGATCCATATCTAGAATCTCATCGCCTAAGAGCTTGACAGAACCGGTATGCCTGTATGAAGGAATTAAGTCGTTCATTCGGTTTAGAACTCTCAGAAAGGTCGATTTCCCACAACCTGACGGACCTACTACTGCAGTTACCTTTCTCTGAGGTATATCACAGGTAACTTCTTTAAGAGCATGCTTCTCGCCATAGAAGACATTTAGGTTTTTTATTTTGAATATTGGTTCAGTCATCTCATCCCTCCATCTTCCGAGATTCCCTTCTTCTCCTGATTGCAACCGACATGAACAGCGCCACCACGATGATCAAGAGAACTGATACGCTTCCCTCCAACTTCGGAGTTACATTGTCAGGATAAATCGCAGATAAAACAAATATATGTGTAGGCAGAGCCATCGCTGGTTCAAAAGGACTTGAAGGATTTCTAGTTATATAGAAGGCAGCTCCCGTGAAAAGCAACGGTGCGGTCTCACCAATTATTCTTCCAATTGCGATGATTACTCCGGTAAGTATTCTTGAAGAGGATGCAGGTATAACAATTTTGAAGGTTGTTTCGGCTTTATTGGCGCCCAAGGCCATCGATGCTTCTCTGTATGACTTCGGGACCGCTACAAGACTTTCATGAGTATTGGAGATTATATACGGAAGTGACATAATTCCGAGTGTCAGGCCTCCTGCAATGAGTGAAGTTCCGAATCCAAAGGTGATCGAGAAAAGCGACAAGCCGAACATTCCGAAGACGACGGAAGGTATTCCGGCAAGAATGTTGTTTGCTGTCAACACTAGGCGCTGCAGACGATTCTCCTTACTATACTCACTGAGATATACTGCTGCGAGTATCCCAACAGGTACCGAGAAAAGAAGAGCTATCGACAGGAAATAAACAGTCCCCAGTATTGAAGGCCAGATTCCGCCTTCGGTCATTGAGTTTCTTGGAAATGAAGTCAGAAACTCCAGGTTTATATCATCTAGACCAGACAGTATTAGGAATCCTACGATTAAAAGAATTATGGTCACCAGAAGATAGGATATGATTCCGAAAACTATCTTCGCAATTCTATCTATTATCATCTTCTCATTCCTCTCTTTAAGCGCATTGCCGTAACTGTGAAGATAAGAGATATCATCAGAAGGACTACTCCTATCATGAAGAGGGCGAAGTAATGAGTACTTGCTAGCTCCACTTCTCCCATTTCACCTGCTATTGCAGCTGTTAGGGGTCTTACAGGATCGAAGATTGATTGTGGAATCATGGTTGCCCCCCCAGCAATCATCAAGACAACCATTGTCTCTCCAATTATTCTATTCGTTCCAAGAATGATTGCGTTGAGAATTCCGCTTCTGGCCTGGGGAATGAGCACCCTGAAAAGAGTTGAGGTCATATTGGCGCCGAGTGCCAGTGAGGCTTCTTTCTGATCCACTGGGACGGCTTTCAACGCATCTTCTATCAGAGTTACGAAATAAGGTATTGCAAGAACAGAAAGCATCAAAGAGGCATTCAAAATATTCAGTCCGGTCCACACTTTCATCGGGAATAGGTCCATCAACCATTTGGAAATATATTTGAGACCAAAACTTCCCAGTACTACTGAAGGTATTCCCGCCGTAAGTTCAAATACATACTTCAGGAAATCGTGTGTCTTCCTATTTCCGAACTCCGCAAGGAAAATAGCGGATATGAACCCCAACGGGATAGAGATAAGCAATGTAAGCCCGGTGACTGCAAGCGTTCCGGATAAGAGAGCGAGGATGCCGAATTCGGCATCCTCGTACGTTGGGTACCAGCGAGTGCTGAGAAAGAACTCTCTCAAAGATATCTTTCCAAAGACTCTGACTCCATCAGATATCAGAAAGAAGAATATTCCGAACAGAATAACCATTGTCAGTAGGGCAGCGCCCGTTACCAACACTCTTGAGAAAAGGTCAATTCTCTTCCTACTCAACTCGCTTCATCCGTTCCTACTCTATGCCGTAAGCGTTTACATAGCCCACACTGAGAACCGCCGACTGGCCTTCAGGTGAAAGAGCGAATCTCAAGAAGTCTCCTGTAACACCGGTGGGGAGTCCGTTGGTTGCATCAACAAACATGAATAGCGGCCTTGATATTGGGTATGCACCGGAGTTTACGTTAGCTACGGTCGGTTCAATATTCTCTACTGTAAGAGCTTTCACATCTTCGGTGATGTATCCCATTCCGATATAACCAATGGCGTAGCGATTTTGCATAACCTGTTCAACTTCGGCCCTCGTCGATGCAAGCTGCTGAACCTGTGGCGCTAACTTTTCGCCTTTCATTACGTGCTCAACGAAGTACTCGAATGTTCCCGATGCATTGTCTCTGGACAGGGGTACTATTCGCACTTTTGGCAGCGAAGAATCGATTTGATTCCATGTGGTCACCTTACCCGAGTAAATGTCGTAAAGCTGTTGAACAGTTATGTTTTCAATCTCAAGAGACTTATTGACAACTATTGCTATTCCATCGTATGCAACGATGAAGGGAATGAAGTACTTACCTTCTTTGTTCATCTGCTCGATCTCCGAGCTCTTGATCCATCGACTGGAGTTTGCGATGTCCGTCTGCCCGTTGAACAGAGCTTTTATACCGGTTGAAGACCCCGCACCCTCAATCGATATCTCTGCATCCGGGTTGATTTCTTTGTAGGCTTCGGCCCACAGCTGTGCGACAGGATAAACAGTGTTTGAGCCCTTAATAACAAGAGTAGAACCAAATGCCGTTCCGACTAACATGAGCAAAACAAATACAGTAACGAAACTCTTCATAGCCACACCTCCTAAAGTTTTTTCCACATTTTATTTATACACAGAAGGTGTTATGGGGGTTTTATAAGAGTATTCCTATTTGTCCTTGCTGCTGAAATGTGCTGCTAGAGAAGAATTTCCGAGCAATAAGTAGTGCAAGTTCAGATTCTTGAAGTCTTCGGCAGTCGCACTATATTATAAAATCCTTACCAGTAGGTGCTTATGAACGACAACGACGATTATTATCGGTGGTTTAAGAACTTTATGCTTACTGAATTGCAGTAAAGAGCCGTTAATCTCGTCTCTGGATATAGAAACTGTCGAGAATCAATCCCTTTGCCGTCTTCGCATAACCAAACAGACCATCAACGGTATAGTTGAACAACATGTAGTGATATGCATTTGCAGAGGCGATCAGGTCTTTTCCTGAGCCAATGTCATAGAGCGGTGCACCACCACCGGCTGAAATAACGTAGGTCACACCGTTTTTCTCGACCCTCTGGTAACCGTGATCATGCCCGTTTAGAACTAAATCTACTTTGTAATCTTCGAATACCGGCACAAGATACTGCTGTATATAGAGATGGTCGCCATGAGGGCCGAAACTATAGGGGGGATGGTGGAAGTAGACTATTATGAATGCAGGGTCTCCCTCTTTCGCCTCTTCGAGTTCTGTCAACAGCCAAATGTACTGCAGTGAATACTTGTCGAAAGCTTCATTCGTATTTAGACAGATAAAGAATACGTCACCGTACCAGAAACTATAGTATCGCTTATTGCCGGGAAAAGCAAAGAACTTTGTGTAGTTCTCGGCAGATGCCTCGTGATTACCAATTGTACTGTAGAAGACGCTATCCGATAAGATGTCAATTACATTGAAAAAACTTGTCCATTCATCGAGAGTGTCGTCTGAGGATACGAGATCTCCTGTATGTATGACCAGCGGAACATTTTCACGGGCAATTCCATGGGCAATTTCGAGATGCACCGAATGGTTGCTCCTGCTGTCTCCATAGACTGCAAAGCTAAATGGGGTCCTTTTCAAAGGAGCTGTTGTAAGTATGCCGCCATTC
This genomic interval carries:
- a CDS encoding ATP-binding protein; translation: MNESLLNELSEGILMVDEGLVISYANLSAKKLLGEIEGSALPDALHVQGISNIVDSFISGSHYCTDTVFVKDETTHYLKIKVSPPYVIARNITSEKLFESAKMDFVNSIVHEFSTPLAVINGYVQLLIEKNKELPAEVSETIDRIARSTNRLSRLVEELGILSNLELQNYRVKIETVNLRELVDEAVFDLEGKWSRKKLKIITDVSQNIYAAVDSMLLFRVISNLISNAVKYSSVGNTIEVSSRENGSKVYVSVKDNGIGIKSEELPRIFERFYRASNARTSGSSGLGLGLSLVKHALNLINGTIDVRSRYMMGTTATIAFPKNM
- a CDS encoding response regulator transcription factor; the protein is MKVLIVDDDIDILNIVRTACESESMETFTAASAEELWAALRAGRPDVILLDIMLPDANGLDLVKKIRIKHPRIPIIFLTARKSDLDMILGLELGADDYVTKPFNPRALVARIKAVMRRSELSGTLDENLAIGEAIVNLKSYTVTKNGRTEELTRREFELLKLLAENPGRVFTREELLDKVWGIDFFGDFRTVDVHISKLREKIGEGFIRTVRGVGYKFALGDQK
- the phoU gene encoding phosphate signaling complex protein PhoU, with the protein product MTPERQRHLEAGFNRLKSMLSDMMENVRSSIQKAIDALDRLDGDLARTVIENDEVIDDLQRKMDTEICNYIGRFQPLAEDLRYVLTMMKLATDLERIGDLAVNIAEVAVRYENQTLVKPLIHIKKMTAVVEKMLEEVIDAYYDKDTEAAKGVWTEDSKVDEYYLYIKREVRDKLISMSDSGAIGQLLDLLLVSRFLERAGDHATNIAEEIYYIKKGESLKEEMRR
- the pstB gene encoding phosphate ABC transporter ATP-binding protein PstB, producing the protein MTEPIFKIKNLNVFYGEKHALKEVTCDIPQRKVTAVVGPSGCGKSTFLRVLNRMNDLIPSYRHTGSVKLLGDEILDMDPVLLRKHIGMVFQKPNPFPKTIQENVTYGPRIHGIRNRQVLREITEKSLKQAALWDEVKDELKKNAANLSGGQQQRLCIARALSVEPDVLLLDEPTSALDPIATQRIETLIEELSEKYTIVIVTHNLQQALRISDYVMFFYVGELVEFDTTEKITSNPKDQRTSDYLRGIFS
- the pstA gene encoding phosphate ABC transporter permease PstA; this translates as MIIDRIAKIVFGIISYLLVTIILLIVGFLILSGLDDINLEFLTSFPRNSMTEGGIWPSILGTVYFLSIALLFSVPVGILAAVYLSEYSKENRLQRLVLTANNILAGIPSVVFGMFGLSLFSITFGFGTSLIAGGLTLGIMSLPYIISNTHESLVAVPKSYREASMALGANKAETTFKIVIPASSSRILTGVIIAIGRIIGETAPLLFTGAAFYITRNPSSPFEPAMALPTHIFVLSAIYPDNVTPKLEGSVSVLLIIVVALFMSVAIRRRRESRKMEG
- the pstC gene encoding phosphate ABC transporter permease subunit PstC, giving the protein MSRKRIDLFSRVLVTGAALLTMVILFGIFFFLISDGVRVFGKISLREFFLSTRWYPTYEDAEFGILALLSGTLAVTGLTLLISIPLGFISAIFLAEFGNRKTHDFLKYVFELTAGIPSVVLGSFGLKYISKWLMDLFPMKVWTGLNILNASLMLSVLAIPYFVTLIEDALKAVPVDQKEASLALGANMTSTLFRVLIPQARSGILNAIILGTNRIIGETMVVLMIAGGATMIPQSIFDPVRPLTAAIAGEMGEVELASTHYFALFMIGVVLLMISLIFTVTAMRLKRGMRR
- a CDS encoding PstS family phosphate ABC transporter substrate-binding protein, encoding MKSFVTVFVLLMLVGTAFGSTLVIKGSNTVYPVAQLWAEAYKEINPDAEISIEGAGSSTGIKALFNGQTDIANSSRWIKSSEIEQMNKEGKYFIPFIVAYDGIAIVVNKSLEIENITVQQLYDIYSGKVTTWNQIDSSLPKVRIVPLSRDNASGTFEYFVEHVMKGEKLAPQVQQLASTRAEVEQVMQNRYAIGYIGMGYITEDVKALTVENIEPTVANVNSGAYPISRPLFMFVDATNGLPTGVTGDFLRFALSPEGQSAVLSVGYVNAYGIE
- a CDS encoding metallophosphoesterase produces the protein MKKYTILIFLLVISQLFSLYLNDVSGDGVTINWFTEEPSDSFLIVYDGSNESIYSEQEVTLHRFKVSGLQPGMSYAYTVKSEKDGKVIFRNGGILTTAPLKRTPFSFAVYGDSRSNHSVHLEIAHGIARENVPLVIHTGDLVSSDDTLDEWTSFFNVIDILSDSVFYSTIGNHEASAENYTKFFAFPGNKRYYSFWYGDVFFICLNTNEAFDKYSLQYIWLLTELEEAKEGDPAFIIVYFHHPPYSFGPHGDHLYIQQYLVPVFEDYKVDLVLNGHDHGYQRVEKNGVTYVISAGGGAPLYDIGSGKDLIASANAYHYMLFNYTVDGLFGYAKTAKGLILDSFYIQRRD